In Burkholderia sp. WP9, a genomic segment contains:
- a CDS encoding integrase domain-containing protein: MSMMSKAIHNSAVSSKKAGGSFATQQNRRFDTTGLLRFARQLGELRASVSEIPEWVIHAYAQYCMAQGKTAGTLANIFSAVRVTSRLAGRNIDEVCNNKELQLVRRVRKGTKRALNPTEIDELIGRAKGIDQGLMHMISLALHLGLRRKEALMCARDLGMWLDALVRGDSTLPLMRGSKNARPRQVRIIESERPQTIEAIRSALAYAREYNLELITGNGKTLRSAMNRLKALLRRAGMVGPISFHSLRYTYALKNAVEMLEAEMAPYEVLVELSESLGHGPTRIQMILGHYCQPIRERFEGHISLHNIEADRRRPPSKLPRATARLLAKRRHGALSGYPIGQPNGAHDLACPADDALMEQHPST, encoded by the coding sequence ATGAGCATGATGTCAAAGGCCATACACAATTCCGCAGTAAGCAGCAAAAAAGCAGGAGGCAGCTTTGCAACTCAGCAGAACAGGCGGTTCGATACAACAGGCCTTTTGCGCTTTGCCAGGCAGCTAGGGGAACTACGCGCATCGGTCAGTGAAATTCCGGAATGGGTGATTCATGCCTATGCCCAATACTGCATGGCGCAGGGCAAAACCGCGGGCACCCTTGCGAACATATTTTCGGCTGTTCGTGTCACATCACGCCTTGCCGGCCGGAACATTGACGAGGTGTGCAACAACAAGGAACTTCAACTCGTTCGACGAGTAAGGAAAGGGACAAAGCGGGCCCTGAACCCGACTGAAATTGACGAGTTGATCGGCAGAGCGAAAGGGATAGACCAAGGGCTCATGCACATGATATCGCTCGCACTGCATCTCGGCCTTCGACGCAAGGAGGCGCTGATGTGTGCACGCGATCTCGGAATGTGGCTTGACGCACTCGTGCGCGGCGATTCCACGCTTCCGCTGATGCGTGGCTCGAAAAACGCAAGGCCGAGGCAAGTGCGGATCATCGAGAGCGAGCGCCCGCAGACGATCGAAGCAATCCGTTCCGCGCTCGCGTACGCTCGCGAATACAATCTCGAATTGATTACTGGCAACGGCAAGACGCTCAGATCAGCAATGAATCGACTCAAAGCACTGCTCCGCCGGGCTGGTATGGTCGGGCCAATCAGCTTTCATTCACTTCGTTACACGTATGCGCTCAAGAATGCAGTCGAAATGCTGGAGGCGGAAATGGCCCCCTACGAGGTTTTGGTGGAACTCAGCGAATCGCTTGGACACGGCCCTACCCGCATCCAGATGATTCTTGGACACTACTGCCAGCCGATCCGGGAGAGGTTCGAGGGGCATATATCGCTGCACAATATCGAAGCCGATCGTCGCCGCCCACCGAGCAAACTACCGCGGGCGACAGCGCGCCTTCTGGCAAAACGCCGACATGGCGCGCTAAGCGGCTATCCTATCGGCCAACCCAATGGGGCGCACGATTTGGCATGTCCGGCAGACGACGCGTTAATGGAGCAGCATCCTTCCACTTGA
- a CDS encoding nuclease-related domain-containing protein, translating into MLIHTIFGLASALLYAYLSFNDKRSAKEEVREARAASARGRGGEGEREVSAELRWHLTRLCGENWEVLDGLVLIHAPGSTFPTAEIDHLAITPFGVFVVETKHWAGVVTHGETDDTLTLTTVDGQRCVRTSPMKQNAAKVRFLRKLLPPRLWIVEGLGVFSHDAAMVAPTLPTALLERSELYRHLRVRQQQFARTGTGRLPVRKIVDAILQHADTRPRLSLNTDNESRRAARAAKASPDLTLLTRGGVNCAHRLLFLTTIHRGDLNRTILT; encoded by the coding sequence ATGCTGATTCACACTATCTTCGGGCTTGCGAGTGCATTGCTGTATGCGTATCTGAGCTTTAACGATAAACGGTCGGCTAAAGAGGAAGTTCGAGAAGCGCGGGCGGCCTCTGCCCGAGGGCGGGGGGGAGAAGGAGAGAGGGAGGTGTCAGCCGAGCTGCGCTGGCACCTCACGCGTTTGTGCGGCGAAAACTGGGAAGTATTGGATGGTCTCGTTCTGATTCATGCGCCGGGGAGCACCTTTCCGACTGCTGAAATCGATCATCTGGCGATTACGCCGTTCGGAGTCTTCGTGGTCGAAACAAAGCATTGGGCTGGTGTGGTCACACACGGTGAGACCGATGACACGTTGACGCTCACGACGGTTGACGGACAGCGGTGTGTGCGTACCTCGCCAATGAAGCAGAATGCGGCGAAGGTGCGGTTTTTGCGCAAACTGCTTCCGCCGCGGCTGTGGATCGTCGAAGGGCTCGGTGTCTTTTCGCATGACGCGGCAATGGTGGCACCCACGCTTCCAACGGCGCTGCTTGAGCGTAGTGAACTTTACCGGCACCTGCGGGTGCGACAGCAGCAGTTTGCGCGCACGGGGACAGGGCGCCTGCCCGTTCGCAAGATAGTTGACGCGATCTTGCAGCATGCAGACACGCGCCCGAGGCTCTCGTTGAACACCGACAACGAATCCAGGAGGGCCGCTCGCGCGGCCAAGGCTAGTCCTGACCTAACACTGCTGACACGAGGAGGGGTGAACTGTGCTCACCGTCTCCTCTTCCTGACCACCATCCACCGTGGTGACTTGAACCGCACGATACTCACGTAG